From the genome of Sphingobacterium sp. UGAL515B_05:
CAATTCGGGCTGCAAAAACGAGCTCATTTGCTCGACGCCAGGCATCAACGAGATGTAAAAGTCCATCTTATTTGCTTTATATCTATTAAAGCCGATTTCTGGTGTTATACTCTTCGTCTGATTTCTATTAAGCTTTGGTTCTTCATTAAACGACGATAAATAACTAAACTGGCTATTGTATTGTCCGTTGAGACCGATATTCATTTTCAAACCCCATTTCTTCTGTAGCACAAAACTGTAAGATCCGCCACCATAAATACGCCAGTTGTCCTTATCAATATTGACATAGGAAATTTGTTGCGTCCCCTCGTCTAGATTATAGCGTACATTGGTGTTAATATTCTTCTTGCCCTGATCTGCACTGGCATAAAAATAGAATCCCTGATCTTTCAACTGCTTATAGCTGTTGTAATTGATCGAATAAGAGTTGTTAAAGCCCGCTTTTAAGTTTGGATTGTCCAAATATTCGATAAGCGGCTGTGCATTTTGCTTAAGGGGTTCGATTTGAGTCAAAGAAGGTTGAATGGTACGTCCACTATAGCGGAAACCGATATTTTTACTTTTTGAGATCTTGTAATTCACAGAGAGATTTGGGTTAACCGAAGTCTGATTACGCTGCAATGTTGTATTTAGATTATTATATGTTCTCTTCACATCCTCAAAATCGACCCTGTTGCTTAGATTGACCGTTAAGGTACTAGACTTGTAATTGAGGGAAGCATTGACGCCATTTTTCAAGCTGGTAAAATCGAAATCATTTAATAGATTTTGATCCAGTACAGTGTATTTACCTGTAACAGGATCTTTATCGAAGGACTGATTAAGGGTCTCCGATTTATTGCTATTGAATGCGTAGCCAATAGCAGCAGTCAGTCGTTTTGACAAAGGCTCAGAATAAGTTACCGATGCCCCGTACATATTGTTGCCCAACTTATCATTTTTATATTGATCGATCAGTGTCGTATCGCCCGAACTTTGGAAATAGTTCTGGGAAAAATATTGCGTTTTTGACCTATTTTGATCAGTATTTGCATTGATATTAAAGGTTACAGAGCGACGGTCCTTTTTGAAACGACGGGTAAGCATTGCATTTACATTGAACTTATCCTGATCGCTATTTTGATCAGTGGTAGATAAGGTCTGTGTAATCAATGTTCTATCCAATTTACGCTGGTCTGCTTCTGAATTGGATAAATTGTCGCGGCTAGATTTGGTGAATCCCATATTAATGGTCAAATCGGACAGTGAATCTAACTTCAGATCATATCGTAAATTTGCAATATTTGCCTGTGTTTCGGTTTCAGATGCTGTCACATTATTATCGACCTGTGCGCGTTCAGGAAGGTTATTCTGCGCGTTATACGTACTTGTATTGTTGACATTGATCTGATTGCGTTTGAAGTTTGCATTGATCTTATGCTTATCATCTTTGGATTTGTCGGAATAGCTAGCCCCCATATTTATTGCTTTGGGCACGCCACCACCATAGTATTTACCATCCCATCCCCCATCAGAACCATCACCACCGGAAATCATAATGCCACCACCGTCCATCATCTGCACATTGCTACTTCCGCCCACACCATATTTTTGGCTATCTTCAAATCCTAATCCGACCATTCCATCATTGGCCAGAATACCATAAGCGGCAATTTTTTGTGAGCCTTTAAACTTATTGAGCATGACTTTTCCGCCATAATATTTATCTGTACCAGCTCCTGCGACAGCCTGGCCGAACATTCCTTTTTTCTTATCTTCCTTGAGTTTGATATCAATCGTCTGTGTACGTTCACCGTCATCCACCCCAGTGCGTACAGCAAGGTCTGATTTCTTTTCATAAACCTGTACTTTGCTGACCATATCTGAACGGATGTTCTTGGTGATCAACGTTGGATCATCGCCAAAAAACTCTTCGCCATCGAGCAGCACTTTTTTCACTTCCTTGCCTTGCGCGATGATCTTACCTGATCCATCCATCGTAATACCCGGCAAAACCTTCAATAGGTCCTCTACTTTAGCATCCTTCTCGACTTTAAAACTAGCGGCATCATATTCGACGGTATCGCCTTTAATAACCACAGGAATTTTGCCGTTCACTTGGACCTCTTCCAATAGTAGAGCTGCTTTAGATAGTTTTACAATACCAATATCTAAATCTTCGGCGGCCACATGGATATCTTTTACCAAGTCAGCATACTGCGGATAGGAAACTACCATTTTATAGCTGCCTGTGTCGAGATTGGCAATTTGGAATGTCCCGTTTTCTTTCGTTCGACCAAATTTAATCAAAATCGAATCTTTGGGACTGAGCAGCGCGATTGAAGCCTGGTGTAGTTTTGCAAGATCTTTGATATCGGCCACCGATCCCACAAGTTTATGTTGCGCATAAGACTTGGAACTCAGTACGGATAATAAAAGAAACAAAACTAGGGAATAGGTTAGTTTCATAAATTTCGTTTATATATTGTCGGAGTAAATATATAAATGTTGCTACGGAAAATTCGTAAAATAATGTTAAATAATTATGCAATTAATAAATTAACCTTACTCCGCGCAAATAAAACCTGATAATTCACTCTATACCAGTAATTTTATCTCATAAAAAAAGAGGCGTAACTTATTTGTTACGCCTCCAATCTAAATAGAAAAATATATTTTATTTCCTTTAATCTACATTCAGGTTCAATTCTTTTTCCTTATTGATTAAATGGGCAATACTCGTATCATTTAAAATCTGCAACATGGCATTTCTCACCTCAACAAAAGTATCGCGTATGCCACAGGCATGCTCCTGTGTACACTCTTCGCAGGAGCGGTAGAAGTTCAAGCTCACGCATGGCAGCAAGGCTATGGGGCCATCAATCAGGCGCATCACCTGCGATAAAAAAACATCTTCGGGAGCCTTATTGAGGCTATAACCACCTCCAGCACCTTTTTTGCTATAGAGAATTCCGGCATTTCGCATTTCAAGTAGAATTTGTTCCAGGAATTTTTTTGGAATATTCTCCTCCTGCGCAATCTTCACGATCTGCATAGGCTCATTACCGTAATTACGACCAAGCACCATCAGTGCCTTTATTGCATATTTTGTCTTTTTGGAAAGCATATTTGTTAACCCCCTGTTGAATTGCAAATTTACGTTTTTTATTCAATAGAATAAAACCTTCATGATCTCACGCTTGCAGCAACAGTCTCCTTATTGCCCCAATACCGCCGTGATCGGTTTTCCGATGCTACCATTGGGCTCTGTAATGTGCAAGAGCGAGGAAATCGTCGGTGCTATATCCACAATATGCACCTCTGTATTCGATACACCCGGTTTAATTCCCCAGCCCATAAATACCAAAGGAATATGGGAATCATAGCCAGACCAGGTACCATGTGTCGTACCAGTCGAGCGCGGCGTACCATCGTACCATTGTGGCTCACAAACGATCTGAATAGCACCACTACGTTTAAAGTTGTAACCATTGATCATTTTTTCGCGAATAGGCGCCGGGATCATCAAACTTTCCCCTTTTTCCATATCAGCAACATAAGCGACACCTTCGGTATGGCGAAGCTCACGAATGATGGTCTCTTTTATTTTATCACGATCCAAGTTTAAAGAATCAATCAATTGATTATTTAAGTGCACCTGGTAATTCATCATGCTTTTAACAAGCTTCTCCTGTCCAAATTTTTCTTTAAGGGTTTTGTTAAGTCCTGTGATGATCTGACGGGAATAGAAATAACCACCATTTCCTTTCATATCCATAAAGAACCGAGAGTTGTAAGAAGCGCCATGATCTGCTGTCAGGAAGAACGTATAGTTACCCTTGCCCACCGTCTTATCGAGGTAGTTGAAGAAATCAGCAAGCTGTTTATCAAGCTGCAGATAGATATCTTCAATCTCCACTGCTGTCAATGAGTAACGGTGCCCCACATAGTCTGTCGCCGAAAGGCTCACACAAAGGAAGTCGGTATTTTTAGTCGGGTTATTTCCCATCTGCTCATTTTTAATTGCTTCCATAGCCAGATCCAACGTAAACTGATTTCCCATTGGTGTGGTTTTGATCAGCTCATAGCCTTCGTCTTTCATTAGCTTGGAAGTCGCACGCGGCAAAGTCGGTTTTTCTTCACCGGGGAATTTCCCTTCGTAGATGTTATCATCTGCAATACTGTTGGCAGCATAGGTGCTGATATCATACATTGGTTTCCAGTCGCCTTTCAGGTATTTTTCAGCCAATTTTTTCTTGTTGAAGTCTACCACCCATTTTGGCAGTTTATCCATGTAGAAATTAGAGGTGATCCAATCGCCTGATTTAGCTTCGAACCAATACGCTGCATCGGCAAAATGCCCCGCCGGTAGAATACCGCCACGGTCTTTGATCGCGATACCGATCACTTTGGATTTAAAGTTAGAGGCGAGCTTCAATTGGTCCGTTACGGTCGATGCAAGCAAATTACGTGGCGACTGCTGTCCTTCTTTGGCAGTGGTACCGACACCAACGACATTATCGTCCTGCGTACAGTACATATTCTTCCCTGTCTGTTCTTCAATCCAGTCATTGCCTGCAATTCCGTGTATGGAAGGAACGGATCCTGTATAGACCGAACTGTGTCCAATAGCGGTATATGTCGGAATATAATTAATCAACGTATTTTCACAGGAGAATCCTTCTTTCAAAAGTCGTTTGAAACCATCATTTCCATATCGATCTGCAAAACGATATAAATAATCCCAACGCATTTGATCCACCATCAGGCCGACAACCAATTTTGGTCTTTCCGGTTGTTGCGCCATGGACGAAAGCGCCGCTATTCCAAGGACGACACTTAAAAAAAATCTTTTAATCATAATCGTATTAAGTATTGAAATATTAGTTTTTTATTTACTGCATAGTATTCTATCATACCTTAACAACAGGAACAATAAATCGGAACTTATTGGCAGCCCAGTTGCCCTGATTCAGATTACTTCACTTTGCTAAAGTAGGGTTTAATCTTTTAAATGTGCTTTTAAAAATTGGCCTGTATAAGAATCTTTACAATGAATAAGTTCTTCCGGAAGCCCCGCAAAGACTAGCTTTCCACCTTTATTGCCGCCCTCAGGACCAATATCGATGACCCAATCTGCCGATTTGATCATATCCATATTGTGCTCGATCACCAAGATACTGTTTCCGAGGGCAATCAGTGCATCAAATGATTTCAATAACTTCTTAATATCCTGAAAGTGCAAGCCTGTCGTTGGCTCATCAAAGATAAAAAGTGTCTTCTTGCTGTTATTTCCCTTAATGAGGAAGGAGGCCAGTTTAATCCGCTGTGCTTCACCGCCAGACAATGTACTTGACGATTGCCCGAGCTTAACGTAGCCTAGTCCAACATCCTGTAAAGGCTGCAATTTTGCCAATATTTTAGGCTGGTCTGCAAAGAATACGATCGCTTCATCAACACTCAGCTCGAGTATGTCGGCCACCGACTTGTTCTTGTAGTGTACATCAAGCACAAATTGTTTAAATCGTTTGCCCCCACATGCCTCACATGGCAAAACGATATCGGCCATAAATTGCATTTCAATTTTAACTTCACCTTCGCCCTGACAGACATCACAACGTCCACCTTCAACATTAAATGAAAATGCGGCCGGCTTCAATCCAGCAGCCTTGGCAGGTGCCTGGTTGGCATATAAAGCCCTGATTTCATCCCAGGCTTTCACATAAGTCACCGGGTTGGATCGCGAAGAACGACCGATCGGGTTCTGATCCACCATTTCAACTTGTTCGACTTGGGCAATATCGCCTTCGATTGTATCGTAAACACCTGTTTGCTCGCCAGAGTAGTTTCCTATAGATTTCTGTAATGCGGGGTACAGGATACGTTTGACCAGAGAGGTCTTACCCGATCCCGAGACCCCAGTTACCACGGTAAACGTATTTAATGGAAATTGCACATCAATCCCTTTGAGGTTATTTTCATGTGCTCCTTTAATGGTCACACTATTGGACCATGGACGACGTTTTTGGGGTACCTCAATCTGGTCTTTTCCGCTAAGGTATCGGCCCGTAAGGCTTTTTGTATCTTTCAGAATCTGCTGGTATGTACCTGCGAAGACCATTTCGCCGCCATTGATCCCGGCTTCTGGCCCGATATCGATCAGGTAATCAGCCGCCTCCATCATCTCCTGCTCATGCTCGACCACTACAACCGTATTACCAACATCGCGCAGAGATTTCAGCACAGAAATGAGGCGCTGCGTATCACGTGGGTGGAGCCCAATACTTGGCTCGTCCAACACATAAATAGAGCCGACGAGCGAACTTCCTAATGAAGTTGCCAGATTGATCCGCTGTGATTCCCCTCCGGAAAGCGTATTCGATAGCCGGTTCAAGGTTAGGTAACTTAATCCAACATCGCACAAAAATTGCAATCTGTTATTAATTTCGGCAAGAAGTCTTTTGGCAATGACCAGTTCATTACCCACCAGTGGTAAAGTTTTAAAAAATTCCAAGGCTTCCTCAAGCGGCATCAAAACGATATCGGTGATAGACTTGCCCCCTACTTTCACGTAAGTGGCGTCTTTACGTAATCGGGTCCCACGGCAGTCCGGGCAATCTGTCTTCCCGCGATAGCGAGACAACATCACCCGATATTGAATTTTATAGGTCTGAGCTTCGAGCTCTTCAAAGAATTGGGTAAGACCCGCAAAATATTTATTTCCCGTCCACAGCAGCTCTTTCTGCGCCGCAGTCAGGTCCATGTAGGCACGATGTATGGGAAAATCAAATTTCAGTGAACTTTTAACAAGCACCTGTAACCACTCCCCCATTTTCTCCCCTCGCCAGGGAGCAATTGCACCATCGTAGACCGAACGGCTTTTGTCTGGAATAACAAGATCAGGGTCAATACCAATGATCTTTCCATAACCTTCACATCGGCGACAGGCACCATACGGATTATTAAAACTGAAGAAATTTGGTGTAGGTTCTTCAAATGTTATTCCATCAAGTTCAAATTTATGGGAGAAATGATGTCTTTGCCCATTTTCTTCCATATAGAGCTCTCCCTTACCCTCGAAAAAACCTGTTTGGACAGAATCAGAAAGCCGATTGACTGTATCATCGTCCTGTTCAATGCGAACCCGGTCGACGACAATAAGCACTTCCCCATCCTGGAGGTCTTTATTGGCGACGGCCTTATCATCAATAATAGCTTCGATTTTCTGCATGCTATCCCCATAGACGACACGCACAAAACCTTTCTGCAATAAAAGAGACAACTCTTCCTTGAGTTTACGCCCATGAGAAGGAATAAGTGGCGCGAGAAGTGTCACCGTTGTCCCCTCTTCTAAATTCAGCGCAAAATCCACCACTGAACTCACACTGTCTTTGGTCACCTCGCGACCAGATATAGGAGAAATTGTCTTTCCGATTCGGGCGTATAACAATTTCAGATAATCATAGATCTCGGTGGATGTTCCTACCGTCGAACGGGGGTTGGAAGTAATGACACGTTGCTCAATGGCAATTGCAGGGGCGATACCTTTGA
Proteins encoded in this window:
- a CDS encoding outer membrane beta-barrel protein, whose translation is MKLTYSLVLFLLLSVLSSKSYAQHKLVGSVADIKDLAKLHQASIALLSPKDSILIKFGRTKENGTFQIANLDTGSYKMVVSYPQYADLVKDIHVAAEDLDIGIVKLSKAALLLEEVQVNGKIPVVIKGDTVEYDAASFKVEKDAKVEDLLKVLPGITMDGSGKIIAQGKEVKKVLLDGEEFFGDDPTLITKNIRSDMVSKVQVYEKKSDLAVRTGVDDGERTQTIDIKLKEDKKKGMFGQAVAGAGTDKYYGGKVMLNKFKGSQKIAAYGILANDGMVGLGFEDSQKYGVGGSSNVQMMDGGGIMISGGDGSDGGWDGKYYGGGVPKAINMGASYSDKSKDDKHKINANFKRNQINVNNTSTYNAQNNLPERAQVDNNVTASETETQANIANLRYDLKLDSLSDLTINMGFTKSSRDNLSNSEADQRKLDRTLITQTLSTTDQNSDQDKFNVNAMLTRRFKKDRRSVTFNINANTDQNRSKTQYFSQNYFQSSGDTTLIDQYKNDKLGNNMYGASVTYSEPLSKRLTAAIGYAFNSNKSETLNQSFDKDPVTGKYTVLDQNLLNDFDFTSLKNGVNASLNYKSSTLTVNLSNRVDFEDVKRTYNNLNTTLQRNQTSVNPNLSVNYKISKSKNIGFRYSGRTIQPSLTQIEPLKQNAQPLIEYLDNPNLKAGFNNSYSINYNSYKQLKDQGFYFYASADQGKKNINTNVRYNLDEGTQQISYVNIDKDNWRIYGGGSYSFVLQKKWGLKMNIGLNGQYNSQFSYLSSFNEEPKLNRNQTKSITPEIGFNRYKANKMDFYISLMPGVEQMSSFLQPELNRTTFKFRSYSQFTYYLPKDFKISLSTDQNYQAATKTLQSINIINMNGYISKKFLKDKSLEAQVFVNDILNKNNGVYRYQNGTSFIQTSNTVLRRYGMLKVIYNFTTMKGDAK
- a CDS encoding RrF2 family transcriptional regulator, producing MLSKKTKYAIKALMVLGRNYGNEPMQIVKIAQEENIPKKFLEQILLEMRNAGILYSKKGAGGGYSLNKAPEDVFLSQVMRLIDGPIALLPCVSLNFYRSCEECTQEHACGIRDTFVEVRNAMLQILNDTSIAHLINKEKELNLNVD
- the pafA gene encoding alkaline phosphatase PafA → MIKRFFLSVVLGIAALSSMAQQPERPKLVVGLMVDQMRWDYLYRFADRYGNDGFKRLLKEGFSCENTLINYIPTYTAIGHSSVYTGSVPSIHGIAGNDWIEEQTGKNMYCTQDDNVVGVGTTAKEGQQSPRNLLASTVTDQLKLASNFKSKVIGIAIKDRGGILPAGHFADAAYWFEAKSGDWITSNFYMDKLPKWVVDFNKKKLAEKYLKGDWKPMYDISTYAANSIADDNIYEGKFPGEEKPTLPRATSKLMKDEGYELIKTTPMGNQFTLDLAMEAIKNEQMGNNPTKNTDFLCVSLSATDYVGHRYSLTAVEIEDIYLQLDKQLADFFNYLDKTVGKGNYTFFLTADHGASYNSRFFMDMKGNGGYFYSRQIITGLNKTLKEKFGQEKLVKSMMNYQVHLNNQLIDSLNLDRDKIKETIIRELRHTEGVAYVADMEKGESLMIPAPIREKMINGYNFKRSGAIQIVCEPQWYDGTPRSTGTTHGTWSGYDSHIPLVFMGWGIKPGVSNTEVHIVDIAPTISSLLHITEPNGSIGKPITAVLGQ
- the uvrA gene encoding excinuclease ABC subunit UvrA encodes the protein MSKQVEHTPKEYIQIKGARVNNLKNIDVDIPKNKLVVITGMSGSGKSSLAFDTLYAEGQRRYVESLSSYARQFMGRMNKPEVDYIKGIAPAIAIEQRVITSNPRSTVGTSTEIYDYLKLLYARIGKTISPISGREVTKDSVSSVVDFALNLEEGTTVTLLAPLIPSHGRKLKEELSLLLQKGFVRVVYGDSMQKIEAIIDDKAVANKDLQDGEVLIVVDRVRIEQDDDTVNRLSDSVQTGFFEGKGELYMEENGQRHHFSHKFELDGITFEEPTPNFFSFNNPYGACRRCEGYGKIIGIDPDLVIPDKSRSVYDGAIAPWRGEKMGEWLQVLVKSSLKFDFPIHRAYMDLTAAQKELLWTGNKYFAGLTQFFEELEAQTYKIQYRVMLSRYRGKTDCPDCRGTRLRKDATYVKVGGKSITDIVLMPLEEALEFFKTLPLVGNELVIAKRLLAEINNRLQFLCDVGLSYLTLNRLSNTLSGGESQRINLATSLGSSLVGSIYVLDEPSIGLHPRDTQRLISVLKSLRDVGNTVVVVEHEQEMMEAADYLIDIGPEAGINGGEMVFAGTYQQILKDTKSLTGRYLSGKDQIEVPQKRRPWSNSVTIKGAHENNLKGIDVQFPLNTFTVVTGVSGSGKTSLVKRILYPALQKSIGNYSGEQTGVYDTIEGDIAQVEQVEMVDQNPIGRSSRSNPVTYVKAWDEIRALYANQAPAKAAGLKPAAFSFNVEGGRCDVCQGEGEVKIEMQFMADIVLPCEACGGKRFKQFVLDVHYKNKSVADILELSVDEAIVFFADQPKILAKLQPLQDVGLGYVKLGQSSSTLSGGEAQRIKLASFLIKGNNSKKTLFIFDEPTTGLHFQDIKKLLKSFDALIALGNSILVIEHNMDMIKSADWVIDIGPEGGNKGGKLVFAGLPEELIHCKDSYTGQFLKAHLKD